Proteins encoded together in one Acidobacteriota bacterium window:
- a CDS encoding dTDP-4-dehydrorhamnose 3,5-epimerase family protein, whose product MIDGVVVTPLPQFFDERGSIMHMLREDSPVFSRFGEIYFSCTHPGAIKAWHLHKRMTLNYAVVFGEIKFVLYDDRPDSPTRGSIDEFFLSPRNYQLITVPPLIWNGFKGIASHSTIVANCATLPHDPDELERRPPFDPSIPYDWGIKHK is encoded by the coding sequence ATGATTGATGGAGTAGTCGTCACGCCGTTGCCTCAGTTCTTCGACGAGCGCGGAAGCATCATGCACATGCTGCGCGAGGACTCACCCGTCTTCTCCAGGTTTGGCGAGATCTACTTCTCGTGCACGCACCCGGGTGCGATCAAGGCCTGGCACCTGCACAAACGCATGACGCTCAATTACGCCGTCGTCTTTGGCGAGATCAAGTTCGTCCTGTACGACGATCGCCCGGACAGCCCGACCCGTGGATCGATTGACGAGTTCTTCCTCTCCCCGAGGAACTATCAGCTCATCACGGTTCCCCCGCTCATCTGGAACGGGTTCAAGGGCATCGCCAGTCACTCGACGATCGTCGCCAACTGTGCCACCTTGCCGCACGATCCTGATGAGCTCGAGCGCAGACCGCCGTTCGACCCGAGTATCCCGTACGACTGGGGCATCAAGCACAAATAG
- a CDS encoding SDR family oxidoreductase, with the protein MRLLVTGASGLIGGRLIRFLLERGGVTIRAASRIARAWPAGVEGCVADIGRPASLADACRGVDAVINLSSMSERACCLDPAEALRVNAGGTLALASAAAGAGVTRFVQLSTYKVYGDNPSGCVTEETPPKPRSHYAITHRTAEDYAQSQHPNCVVFRLANGFGAPAGPSADGWQIIANELCKETVVRRQITIRSSGLAWRNFVPMPDIVGALHASITSLAPGTYNLGASSSMTLRDLAARVARVSANALGIRPALTFGPVDPGGAPAPLDYRTDKLLDAGYGLIASFDDELLATLLAASATFRPDRND; encoded by the coding sequence ATGCGACTACTGGTGACCGGCGCGTCCGGCCTGATCGGCGGGAGGCTGATCAGGTTCCTTCTCGAGAGAGGCGGCGTGACGATTCGCGCGGCCAGCCGGATCGCGCGAGCCTGGCCGGCCGGGGTCGAAGGCTGTGTCGCTGACATCGGGCGGCCCGCAAGCCTGGCGGATGCATGTCGCGGGGTCGACGCCGTGATCAATCTCTCATCGATGTCTGAGCGGGCCTGTTGTCTGGACCCCGCCGAGGCGCTGCGGGTCAACGCGGGTGGGACACTGGCCCTGGCGTCAGCCGCTGCCGGCGCGGGCGTGACGCGATTTGTCCAACTGTCGACCTACAAGGTGTACGGCGACAACCCGAGCGGGTGCGTGACGGAGGAGACACCGCCCAAGCCCCGTTCGCACTACGCGATCACGCACCGAACAGCCGAGGACTACGCGCAATCCCAACACCCCAACTGCGTCGTCTTCCGCCTCGCGAACGGCTTCGGCGCGCCGGCCGGGCCCTCCGCGGACGGCTGGCAGATCATCGCGAATGAGCTTTGCAAGGAGACCGTCGTCCGGAGACAGATCACCATACGGAGTTCGGGGCTTGCATGGCGCAATTTTGTGCCCATGCCAGACATCGTCGGCGCGCTGCACGCCTCGATCACGAGTCTTGCGCCCGGGACATACAATCTCGGTGCATCTTCTTCCATGACCCTGCGGGATCTTGCTGCCCGCGTCGCGCGGGTGAGTGCCAACGCGCTGGGAATCCGCCCGGCTTTGACGTTTGGCCCCGTCGATCCTGGTGGCGCACCGGCCCCGCTGGACTACCGCACCGACAAACTCCTCGATGCGGGCTATGGCCTGATTGCCTCATTCGACGATGAGTTGCTGGCCACGCTCCTGGCTGCCAGCGCGACATTCAGACCGGACCGCAATGACTAA
- a CDS encoding glycosyltransferase, which translates to MTKPPRVSVLMTVHNGAPYIREAIDSIVKQTFEDWELIIVENGSTDDSPAIVASYTDPRIRTTWLTKDAGRTAALRLAFDLVRGTYIAVLDADDRSHAARLARQVALLDEQPDVVLVGTWAHHIDEVGHFVDRWTVPTEPKALYEWFGWGNPIVHSSAMYRAAVASAVGGYPMECPYAQDLALWLRILRHGRVAVIGEYLCDRRVSSASLTGKSQFRVDVARDTLALLRYAREHLTLGRESLRRNRERTAITSVKYGFALWQERQLLGACLAIGHGLFADPMALLRQSGLSRH; encoded by the coding sequence ATGACTAAGCCGCCCCGCGTGTCGGTGTTGATGACGGTGCACAACGGCGCCCCGTATATCCGGGAGGCGATCGACAGCATCGTCAAGCAGACCTTTGAGGACTGGGAGTTGATCATTGTCGAGAACGGTTCGACGGATGATTCGCCAGCCATCGTGGCGTCCTACACAGATCCTCGGATTCGCACGACCTGGTTGACGAAGGACGCCGGGCGGACAGCAGCATTGAGGCTGGCATTTGATCTGGTCCGGGGGACGTATATCGCAGTGCTGGATGCCGACGATCGCTCGCACGCTGCGAGGCTCGCCAGACAAGTCGCGCTACTGGATGAACAGCCTGACGTCGTTCTGGTCGGCACCTGGGCGCACCATATCGACGAAGTCGGACACTTCGTTGACCGGTGGACAGTGCCAACCGAGCCGAAAGCCCTCTATGAGTGGTTCGGGTGGGGAAACCCGATCGTCCACTCCTCGGCAATGTACCGGGCGGCAGTGGCTTCGGCCGTCGGGGGGTACCCCATGGAATGTCCGTATGCCCAGGACCTGGCACTGTGGTTACGCATTCTGCGCCACGGCCGGGTGGCCGTGATTGGCGAGTACCTGTGCGACCGGCGCGTGTCATCGGCGAGCTTAACGGGCAAATCGCAGTTTCGGGTCGATGTGGCGCGTGACACGCTGGCGCTTCTCCGCTATGCCCGGGAGCACCTGACGCTCGGGAGAGAGAGCCTGCGACGGAATCGGGAACGGACGGCGATTACCTCGGTGAAGTATGGCTTCGCCTTGTGGCAGGAACGCCAGTTGCTGGGGGCCTGTCTGGCAATCGGGCACGGGCTATTCGCCGATCCGATGGCACTGCTCCGGCAGAGCGGCCTCTCAAGGCACTGA